In one Candidatus Leptovillus gracilis genomic region, the following are encoded:
- a CDS encoding type II toxin-antitoxin system VapC family toxin — protein MDSGLVGDCVVDASVGIKLFLLEDGSEAVDHLFAQLGADPPARFYVPDLFFVECGNILWKYVRNFGYDAASARQDVADLQALRLQTVSTADLLTPAFELALQYDLTAYDACYAALAQQLSLPLITADKPLMRKLAASGMRRVDAPPAYPERLGASFGRRFAGLARPGKIGCWEPQSPLPGSHQAPAPVRNRYGMGTPARCIYGGRVAH, from the coding sequence ATGGACAGTGGCCTGGTGGGTGATTGCGTGGTGGATGCCAGTGTGGGCATCAAGCTGTTTTTGCTAGAAGACGGCTCGGAGGCGGTTGACCACCTGTTTGCGCAGTTGGGCGCGGATCCCCCCGCCCGTTTTTATGTGCCAGATCTGTTTTTTGTGGAATGCGGCAATATCTTGTGGAAATACGTGCGCAATTTTGGCTATGACGCCGCCAGCGCCCGGCAGGATGTGGCTGATTTGCAAGCACTGCGCCTGCAAACTGTCTCCACGGCTGATTTACTGACGCCCGCTTTTGAACTCGCTTTGCAATATGACCTGACGGCGTATGACGCTTGTTATGCCGCTTTAGCCCAACAGCTATCCCTGCCATTGATAACAGCCGACAAGCCGCTGATGCGTAAACTGGCAGCGAGTGGCATGCGCCGGGTTGACGCTCCCCCCGCTTATCCTGAAAGGCTGGGAGCCTCTTTTGGTCGGCGCTTCGCCGGGTTGGCGCGCCCCGGCAAAATTGGGTGCTGGGAACCCCAGTCGCCCTTACCCGGAAGCCATCAAGCCCCAGCGCCCGTGAGAAATCGATACGGCATGGGCACCCCAGCACGCTGCATTTATGGTGGGCGCGTCGCCCATTAG
- a CDS encoding DUF499 domain-containing protein gives MALSNRERVGRVLETLKEGLAPFAVRECRMVYKGDFAREIDAALTSNAYELPRNAFQDADTLINSLDVHNVLNLMWRRWNEVFQDKLGHTGRSYVSEMMQARNDWAHQKPFSNDAAYRMADTASRLLKMVSAGEQAAQVEQIAHELLRLRFQTDAKKAKEEAEGQKTVETTTLAGLKPWRDVISPHRDVANGRYLQAEFAADLSQVLAGTAEAEYQDPVEFFRRTYLTEGLLNMLVTGVQRLTSQSGDPVVQLQTAFGGGKTHSMLALYHLCGGKIKLSDFAGGESIGKGINHVDLPDANRAVLVGTALDPARPHEYPDATVHTLWGELAYQLGGAKGYAIVSQADLKGVSPNSNTLTELLDTFGPCLIMIDEFVAYARNIYKVDGLPSGSFDSVTTFIQALTEAVRRAPDSMLLISLPESDIEVGGEAGKEALNRLAHIVGRIESVWKPVTATESFEIVRRRLFASEVDYAARDAVLQAFSSMYRNSAGEFPSGVAERDYYDRMVAAYPIHPELFDRLYQDWSTLERFQRTRGVLRLMAGVIHQLWTRNDASLLVMPGTIPLAATPVRNELLRYLPDTWTAVFDKDVDGPESLPHQIDGDVPMLGRYSAARRVARTVFVGSAPSVAGQRVRGLEEIRVRLGCAQPGEPTAVFGDALRRMSSQLTYLYGDGSRYWYDTRPTVNRLAHDRAQGIPIEEVRAEMVVRLKKAPKNREFAAFHVAPPDSGDVADEARARIVVLPPEATYKRSNGQSQAVQTAQAILESRGNGQRHYKNMLVFVAPDDNGLEGLENATREFLAWQSIQNEGEQLNLDAQQRRQVKNSLDKGDETVELRLREAYSWLLTPVQPDPLGKIEFQANRISGDDSFYDRAARKLKQDGLLIKEWSPDILRMELDKYIWGEGKGWTVGLKQLWEYLAQYCYLPRLMNQDVLIEALQSGVRRLDAPFAYATGVNAEGYHTGLVFQSPGQIYFDDQSILIHPDHAKEPPPPPPKPGTGPLPPKPRTDRKPGDDFVPPPPEPKATTRYYGRVELDPQRVNREMGLIVEEVIERLTSIVGCDVEISVEINARMPDGFDEGTIRTVSENSRTLKFRHYGFEED, from the coding sequence ATGGCACTCAGCAATAGAGAACGAGTTGGACGGGTACTGGAAACATTAAAGGAAGGGTTGGCTCCTTTTGCCGTGCGTGAATGCCGTATGGTTTACAAGGGTGATTTTGCCCGTGAAATTGATGCGGCATTGACGAGTAATGCTTATGAACTGCCCCGTAACGCTTTCCAAGACGCCGATACGCTCATCAACAGCCTGGATGTCCACAACGTTTTGAACTTGATGTGGCGGCGCTGGAATGAAGTTTTCCAAGACAAGTTGGGGCACACGGGACGCAGTTACGTCAGTGAAATGATGCAGGCGCGGAACGATTGGGCACATCAAAAGCCGTTCAGCAACGATGCCGCCTACCGCATGGCCGATACCGCCAGTCGTTTACTCAAGATGGTCAGTGCCGGTGAGCAAGCGGCTCAGGTGGAACAAATTGCCCATGAGCTGCTGCGGCTGCGCTTTCAAACCGATGCCAAAAAAGCCAAGGAAGAAGCAGAAGGCCAGAAAACTGTGGAAACAACGACACTGGCCGGATTGAAGCCCTGGCGAGACGTAATCAGCCCACATCGTGATGTCGCAAACGGCCGTTACCTGCAAGCCGAATTCGCCGCTGACCTGTCACAAGTGCTGGCCGGTACCGCCGAAGCCGAATACCAGGATCCGGTCGAATTCTTCCGCCGCACCTATCTCACCGAAGGTCTGCTAAATATGCTGGTCACCGGTGTGCAGCGCCTGACTTCGCAGAGCGGCGATCCGGTGGTGCAGTTGCAAACAGCGTTTGGCGGTGGCAAGACCCATTCCATGTTGGCGCTCTATCATTTGTGCGGCGGCAAAATCAAATTAAGTGATTTTGCTGGTGGCGAAAGTATTGGTAAGGGCATCAATCATGTAGATTTACCAGACGCCAATCGTGCGGTACTGGTGGGCACGGCCCTCGATCCGGCGCGCCCCCATGAATACCCGGATGCCACCGTCCATACCTTGTGGGGAGAACTGGCCTACCAGCTTGGTGGGGCAAAAGGGTACGCCATCGTCTCACAGGCTGACCTAAAGGGCGTGAGTCCCAACTCCAACACCCTGACAGAACTGCTGGATACATTTGGCCCTTGTCTGATTATGATTGACGAGTTCGTGGCCTATGCCCGCAACATCTACAAAGTAGACGGGCTGCCTTCGGGTTCTTTTGATTCTGTCACCACCTTCATTCAGGCGCTTACCGAAGCGGTGCGCCGTGCCCCCGATTCAATGCTGCTTATCTCCTTGCCAGAATCAGATATTGAAGTGGGCGGCGAAGCGGGCAAAGAAGCGCTGAACCGGCTGGCCCACATCGTGGGTCGGATTGAGTCGGTGTGGAAGCCGGTGACAGCCACGGAGAGCTTTGAAATCGTGCGCCGCCGCCTCTTCGCCAGCGAGGTGGATTATGCGGCGCGGGATGCCGTTTTGCAGGCGTTTAGCAGTATGTACCGCAACAGTGCCGGAGAGTTTCCCTCTGGCGTGGCTGAACGGGACTATTATGACCGCATGGTGGCGGCATATCCCATCCATCCTGAATTGTTTGATCGGCTTTATCAAGACTGGTCAACGCTGGAGCGGTTCCAACGTACTCGTGGCGTGCTGCGCTTGATGGCGGGTGTCATTCATCAGCTATGGACACGAAATGATGCCTCGCTGCTTGTTATGCCCGGTACGATTCCTTTAGCCGCTACGCCGGTGCGCAATGAACTGCTGCGCTACTTACCGGATACGTGGACGGCCGTTTTCGACAAAGATGTGGATGGTCCCGAGTCGCTCCCCCACCAAATTGACGGGGATGTACCAATGCTTGGTCGTTATTCTGCCGCCCGGAGGGTGGCGCGTACAGTTTTTGTGGGCAGTGCGCCTTCAGTGGCTGGTCAGCGGGTGCGTGGTCTCGAAGAAATTAGAGTGCGTCTGGGCTGTGCGCAACCGGGGGAGCCAACGGCCGTTTTTGGCGATGCCTTACGCCGTATGAGCAGCCAATTAACCTATCTTTACGGCGATGGCAGCCGCTACTGGTACGACACCAGGCCTACGGTGAACCGGCTGGCACATGATCGCGCCCAAGGAATCCCCATAGAAGAAGTGCGGGCAGAGATGGTGGTGCGGTTGAAGAAAGCGCCCAAAAACCGAGAGTTTGCCGCCTTCCATGTGGCCCCCCCTGACAGCGGCGACGTGGCAGACGAAGCCCGCGCCCGTATTGTCGTTTTACCTCCAGAGGCGACTTACAAGCGGAGCAATGGGCAAAGTCAGGCTGTCCAGACGGCTCAGGCTATCCTGGAAAGCCGTGGTAACGGGCAGCGCCATTACAAGAACATGCTAGTTTTTGTGGCGCCAGATGATAATGGGCTGGAAGGGTTAGAAAATGCCACCCGTGAATTTTTAGCCTGGCAATCCATCCAAAATGAGGGGGAGCAACTGAACCTGGACGCGCAGCAGCGCCGACAGGTAAAGAATAGTTTGGACAAGGGGGATGAAACGGTAGAACTGCGCCTCCGCGAAGCGTATAGCTGGTTGTTAACGCCCGTGCAGCCAGACCCGTTGGGCAAGATTGAGTTCCAGGCCAACCGCATCAGCGGTGATGACAGCTTCTATGACCGTGCCGCACGCAAGTTGAAACAAGACGGGCTACTTATCAAGGAGTGGTCTCCCGACATCCTGCGTATGGAGCTGGATAAGTACATCTGGGGTGAAGGCAAAGGCTGGACGGTGGGACTGAAACAATTGTGGGAATATCTTGCTCAATATTGTTATCTGCCCCGCCTGATGAATCAGGATGTGCTGATTGAAGCGTTGCAGAGTGGCGTCCGTCGCCTTGATGCCCCATTTGCTTATGCCACTGGTGTCAATGCGGAAGGCTACCATACGGGTCTGGTTTTCCAATCACCCGGCCAAATTTATTTTGATGATCAGAGTATCTTGATTCATCCTGATCATGCCAAAGAACCGCCGCCGCCGCCACCCAAACCTGGCACAGGGCCGTTACCACCCAAGCCTAGAACTGACCGGAAACCAGGTGATGATTTTGTCCCGCCACCACCTGAACCGAAAGCAACTACCCGTTATTACGGCCGTGTCGAGTTGGATCCGCAGCGTGTGAACCGGGAGATGGGCTTGATTGTGGAAGAGGTCATTGAACGTTTAACAAGTATCGTTGGCTGTGACGTGGAGATTTCAGTTGAAATCAACGCCAGGATGCCAGATGGGTTTGACGAGGGGACGATTCGCACGGTAAGCGAAAACAGCCGCACGTTGAAGTTTAGGCATTATGGGTTTGAAGAGGATTAA
- a CDS encoding type II toxin-antitoxin system Phd/YefM family antitoxin, giving the protein MQKIIGVTEMQRNFRAVFDEVANENTPYVLTRGSRPEVALIPYETFLQLMQWQEQEVFSRFDRLAASIAAANEGYTEEEVQADVAEALAAVRKQA; this is encoded by the coding sequence ATGCAAAAAATCATTGGCGTCACAGAAATGCAGCGCAACTTCCGCGCCGTATTTGACGAAGTTGCCAACGAAAATACCCCATACGTTCTTACCCGTGGCAGCCGTCCTGAGGTGGCTCTCATTCCTTACGAAACCTTTTTACAGCTTATGCAGTGGCAGGAGCAGGAGGTTTTCAGCCGATTCGACCGTTTAGCCGCCAGCATTGCCGCCGCCAATGAAGGCTACACGGAAGAAGAAGTGCAGGCGGATGTCGCCGAAGCCCTGGCCGCAGTGCGTAAACAGGCATAA
- a CDS encoding ABC transporter ATP-binding protein, with translation MIKTVNLTRLYGSLAAVKDLNLTTKPGEVFGFLGPNGAGKTTTIRMIVGLLRPSSGTVVVADHDIQTDPLAVKRSVGYLAQTPLLYDRLTGREFLRFMGGLYGLDEETIAARTDRLLALTELSADADRLIEGYSGGMRHKIGLCGSLIHEPPVLVLDEPLTGLDPLSARRVKQLLRQLSQQGCTVFLSTHVLEVAERVCDRVGILDKGRLITVGTIEALRAQAQSSTESTLEDLFIQLTGGETTAEMVYMLA, from the coding sequence ATGATCAAAACTGTAAATCTTACTCGTCTATATGGATCTTTGGCCGCGGTGAAGGACCTGAACTTGACGACAAAGCCAGGCGAGGTATTTGGCTTTCTTGGACCTAACGGCGCTGGCAAAACCACTACAATTCGCATGATTGTTGGGCTTCTTCGCCCCTCCTCTGGCACAGTTGTTGTGGCTGATCATGATATTCAAACCGATCCTTTGGCTGTAAAACGTTCTGTAGGTTACCTGGCCCAAACACCCCTTTTGTACGATAGACTGACTGGCCGGGAGTTTCTGCGTTTTATGGGCGGTCTCTATGGTCTTGATGAGGAAACTATAGCGGCTCGCACAGATCGCTTGTTGGCGCTGACAGAACTCTCTGCCGATGCAGATCGCCTTATAGAGGGTTATTCTGGTGGTATGCGGCATAAGATTGGGCTTTGCGGCAGTTTGATCCATGAGCCGCCCGTGCTGGTGCTTGATGAGCCTCTGACCGGACTTGACCCGCTCAGTGCTAGGCGCGTCAAACAACTGCTGCGCCAGCTCAGCCAGCAAGGATGCACAGTTTTCTTGTCAACCCATGTTTTGGAGGTGGCAGAACGTGTCTGTGACCGCGTTGGGATTCTGGATAAAGGGCGGTTGATCACGGTAGGCACCATTGAAGCTTTGCGTGCCCAGGCTCAATCCAGTACCGAATCCACGTTGGAAGATCTCTTTATTCAACTTACAGGCGGTGAAACGACCGCCGAAATGGTTTACATGTTAGCGTAG
- a CDS encoding nucleotidyl transferase AbiEii/AbiGii toxin family protein: protein MKQANTNHYESVSANTCCVCANQTSGNPHCVDTNPPSHARLTTTPLDKYVPLNLQHHDPATLLAGKLSALLQRDYLKGRDVYDLWWYLNQPNWPEPNLEYLNQCLQQGGWGHDALTPANWRTCLRCARNR from the coding sequence GTGAAGCAGGCGAATACGAACCATTATGAAAGCGTATCTGCGAACACTTGTTGCGTCTGCGCCAACCAAACTTCTGGCAATCCACACTGTGTAGATACCAATCCACCATCACATGCGCGCTTAACGACGACTCCATTAGACAAATATGTCCCCCTCAATTTGCAGCACCATGATCCGGCCACGCTTCTGGCCGGAAAACTGAGCGCTCTTTTGCAGCGCGATTATCTCAAAGGGCGTGACGTTTATGATTTGTGGTGGTATTTGAATCAGCCCAATTGGCCTGAGCCGAACCTGGAATATCTGAATCAATGTTTGCAGCAGGGAGGGTGGGGCCATGATGCTTTAACGCCAGCCAATTGGCGAACCTGCCTTCGGTGTGCGCGTAATAGGTAA
- a CDS encoding transposase, with protein MAQHKGWHSRGYLPHFDAPGIIQGITFRLYDALPARVIQALVHDKVTMNDSQRRTRIEEYLNAGYGACYLRDPRIASLVEKVFFYFDNECYRLLAWVIMPNHVHVLIELYEGFPMGQVLHSWKSYIALEANKILGRKGDFWFEDYFDRYIRDERHYFNVVRYIHENPVKAGLVEKAEDWEFSSAKLWSAGSLPA; from the coding sequence ATGGCACAACATAAAGGTTGGCACTCACGAGGTTACTTGCCACACTTCGATGCACCAGGCATCATTCAAGGTATCACCTTTCGGTTGTATGATGCTTTGCCGGCCCGGGTGATCCAGGCATTGGTTCATGATAAAGTGACAATGAATGATAGCCAGAGGCGCACTCGTATTGAGGAATATCTTAACGCAGGCTATGGCGCTTGTTATTTGCGTGATCCACGTATTGCATCGCTGGTAGAAAAGGTATTTTTCTATTTTGACAATGAATGTTATCGGCTGCTGGCCTGGGTTATTATGCCTAATCATGTGCATGTTCTGATTGAGTTGTATGAAGGATTTCCGATGGGTCAAGTTTTGCACAGTTGGAAATCATATATCGCTTTGGAAGCAAACAAGATATTGGGGCGTAAAGGTGATTTTTGGTTTGAGGATTATTTTGACCGGTATATTCGGGATGAGCGGCATTATTTCAATGTTGTGCGCTACATTCACGAAAACCCGGTGAAAGCTGGCCTGGTAGAGAAAGCGGAAGATTGGGAATTTAGCAGCGCGAAATTATGGAGCGCAGGCAGCCTGCCTGCGTAA
- a CDS encoding DUF3883 domain-containing protein: MARLEDLKPGVQVRGILPDQAVTLVDVTWHGAAAIEIIYKRADGRPGNQLLYRSDEPGLTLSQTKQKWAFTADGETFRLVAEAFRIHLAHLFDPVLAVHTSVVEPLPHQITAVYGEMLSRQPLRYLLADDPGSGKTIMAGLLIKELIVRGDVRRCLICVPGSLAGQWQDELWSKFQTHFDILTREDIEASVSGNPFEEKNRLIIRLDQVARSEELQAKLSRTDWDMVVVDEAHKMSASFWGGEMKVTKRYRLGELLGRISRHFLLMTATPHNGKEEDFQMFLRLIDPDRFEGRFREGVHEVDVSDIMRRMIKEDLRRFDGRPLFPERRAYTVNYQLSTPEQALYDSVTDYVRTQFNRAEKLLDDKRKGTIGFALTVLQRRLASSPEAIYQSLRRRRERLEKRLQEVKSLVGAPASSWQPDNQLPLFDDEDWDDFDEAPAEEAEILEELVMDAATAALTAAELQEEISLLHGLEGQAFRVRQSGTDRKWEQLATIIQDDEHMVDTEGNRRKLVIFTEHRDTLRYLQERITTLFGRDEHIVHIDGGLRREDRRVIEDRFRNDPDVHFLLATDAAGEGINLQRAHLMINYDLPWNPNRLEQRFGRIHRIGQTEVCHLWNLVAAGTREGYVYERLLRKLETESQALNGRVFDILGQLFEQTPLRKLLMDAVLYGDRPDVRAQLDKAVDNAVDRDHVRSLLETRSLVAQTLDLSQIERIRADMERYAARRLQPHYIQAFFLQAFQSLGGAIKEREAGRYRITHVPAAIRERAQALGKGLPVLRQYERVCFDKELIGVSGKPLAQFICPGHPLLDTAIEMVLDKHRPSLREGSVLIDATDPGQEPRVLFFLEQTIRDAAQRPISQEVHFVEIDEAGGIRAGGSAPYLDYRPATPEELAQIRSRHLSGQTAAAVTTNLDAQVISYAIEQLIPQHLERVRSRREELIDKTLHAVQERLTKEINHWDARAAVLRRQEREGKPNARLNSALAQQRADDLSARLKRRKEELALERQLSAAPPVLVGGVLVAPVGLLLGERTPPDLLDTRITEAIAVKAVLAVEIDLGNHPQDVGSQNLGYDIESFDPQTGRLRFIEVKGRKAGAKTVTITKNEILTGINSADQFILALVEVENGQAKPPRYVRHPFQKEPDFGVTSVNYNLADLLAVSHAPGSSTLLP; the protein is encoded by the coding sequence ATGGCCAGACTCGAAGACTTAAAACCAGGCGTACAAGTTCGGGGAATCTTACCAGACCAGGCTGTCACGTTGGTGGATGTTACCTGGCATGGCGCCGCCGCCATCGAAATTATCTACAAACGCGCCGACGGCCGTCCTGGCAACCAACTCCTCTACCGCAGCGACGAACCCGGCCTGACCCTCAGCCAAACCAAACAGAAATGGGCCTTTACTGCCGATGGCGAGACCTTTCGTCTGGTAGCTGAAGCATTTCGCATCCACCTGGCTCATCTTTTTGACCCGGTGCTGGCTGTGCATACCTCTGTTGTGGAACCGCTACCGCACCAGATAACGGCCGTTTACGGGGAAATGCTCTCGCGCCAACCCCTGCGTTATTTATTGGCGGATGATCCCGGTTCTGGCAAAACCATCATGGCCGGGCTGCTCATCAAAGAACTCATCGTGCGTGGCGACGTGCGCCGCTGCCTCATCTGTGTCCCCGGCAGCCTCGCTGGACAGTGGCAAGATGAATTGTGGTCTAAATTTCAGACCCACTTCGACATTCTCACCCGTGAAGACATCGAAGCTTCTGTTAGCGGCAATCCCTTTGAAGAAAAAAACCGGCTCATCATCCGGCTGGATCAAGTGGCTCGCAGCGAAGAACTACAAGCCAAACTCAGCCGCACAGATTGGGATATGGTTGTCGTGGATGAAGCGCACAAAATGTCCGCTTCCTTCTGGGGCGGCGAGATGAAAGTCACCAAGCGCTACCGATTGGGCGAACTGCTGGGCCGCATCAGCCGCCACTTCTTGCTCATGACCGCTACTCCCCACAACGGCAAAGAAGAAGATTTTCAGATGTTCCTGCGCCTTATTGACCCCGACCGTTTTGAAGGTCGTTTCCGGGAAGGGGTGCATGAGGTGGATGTGTCCGACATTATGCGCCGCATGATCAAAGAGGATCTGCGCCGTTTTGACGGCCGTCCCCTTTTCCCCGAGCGCCGCGCCTATACTGTCAACTATCAACTTTCTACACCTGAGCAAGCCTTGTACGACAGTGTCACCGACTACGTGCGCACCCAATTTAACCGCGCTGAAAAGTTATTGGACGATAAACGAAAGGGTACTATTGGTTTTGCCCTGACCGTTTTGCAGCGGCGATTGGCTTCTTCCCCTGAAGCAATCTATCAATCATTGCGCCGTCGCCGCGAACGGCTGGAAAAGCGGCTGCAAGAAGTTAAATCCCTGGTCGGAGCGCCAGCTTCTAGCTGGCAGCCAGACAACCAACTCCCGCTTTTCGACGACGAAGATTGGGATGATTTTGATGAGGCTCCCGCTGAAGAAGCGGAAATCTTGGAAGAGTTGGTCATGGATGCCGCTACGGCGGCGCTTACGGCTGCCGAATTGCAAGAGGAAATCTCCCTTCTGCATGGGCTGGAAGGGCAAGCCTTCCGGGTGCGGCAAAGCGGCACGGATCGCAAATGGGAGCAGTTAGCCACAATTATTCAAGATGATGAACACATGGTGGACACAGAGGGCAACCGGCGCAAACTGGTCATCTTTACCGAACACCGCGATACCCTGCGCTACCTGCAAGAACGCATTACCACGCTCTTTGGCCGGGATGAGCACATTGTCCATATTGATGGTGGTCTCAGACGTGAAGACCGGCGGGTGATCGAAGACCGTTTTCGTAATGACCCGGATGTTCATTTTCTGTTAGCCACCGATGCGGCCGGAGAAGGCATTAACTTGCAGCGGGCGCATTTGATGATCAACTACGATCTGCCCTGGAACCCTAACCGCTTGGAGCAGCGCTTTGGCCGGATCCACCGTATCGGCCAGACAGAAGTCTGTCATCTTTGGAATCTGGTCGCCGCTGGCACCCGTGAAGGGTATGTCTATGAACGACTGCTGCGAAAATTGGAAACGGAAAGCCAGGCGCTAAACGGCCGTGTCTTCGACATCCTGGGCCAATTGTTTGAGCAAACGCCTTTGCGCAAACTGCTCATGGATGCCGTTTTATACGGAGATCGCCCCGACGTGCGTGCCCAGTTAGACAAGGCCGTTGATAATGCCGTAGACCGTGACCATGTGCGCAGCTTGCTGGAAACGCGCTCTCTGGTCGCCCAAACCCTCGATCTCAGCCAGATTGAGCGTATCCGGGCCGACATGGAACGTTACGCCGCCCGCCGTTTGCAGCCTCACTACATTCAAGCCTTTTTCTTGCAAGCCTTCCAATCGTTGGGGGGCGCTATCAAGGAGCGTGAGGCGGGGCGTTACCGCATCACCCATGTTCCTGCCGCCATTCGAGAGCGGGCGCAGGCACTGGGCAAAGGGCTGCCTGTCTTGAGGCAATATGAACGGGTCTGTTTTGACAAGGAGCTTATTGGCGTCTCTGGCAAACCATTGGCCCAATTTATTTGCCCCGGCCATCCCTTGTTGGACACGGCGATTGAGATGGTTTTGGACAAACATCGCCCATCGCTGCGGGAAGGTTCGGTGCTAATCGACGCCACCGATCCTGGTCAGGAGCCGCGTGTGTTGTTTTTCCTGGAACAAACCATCCGTGATGCCGCCCAACGCCCTATTTCGCAAGAGGTTCATTTTGTGGAAATTGATGAAGCTGGGGGCATCCGTGCCGGAGGCAGCGCGCCGTATCTGGACTATCGCCCTGCCACCCCTGAAGAATTGGCTCAAATTCGCAGCCGCCACTTGAGCGGACAAACAGCGGCAGCCGTGACAACAAACCTGGATGCACAAGTGATTAGTTATGCCATCGAACAGTTGATTCCCCAACATCTGGAACGGGTACGATCCCGCCGTGAGGAATTGATTGATAAAACCCTCCATGCCGTGCAGGAACGACTGACCAAGGAGATTAACCATTGGGATGCCCGCGCCGCTGTCCTACGCCGCCAGGAACGAGAAGGTAAACCCAATGCCCGCCTCAATTCAGCGTTGGCACAGCAGCGGGCCGATGATCTGTCGGCTCGGCTGAAGCGGCGCAAGGAGGAACTGGCTCTGGAACGGCAGCTATCTGCCGCGCCGCCGGTGTTGGTGGGTGGGGTATTGGTGGCGCCTGTTGGCTTGCTGCTAGGCGAGCGCACGCCGCCAGACTTGCTGGACACGCGCATCACGGAAGCCATTGCTGTGAAAGCGGTGTTGGCAGTGGAAATCGACCTGGGCAATCACCCCCAGGATGTGGGCAGCCAGAATCTGGGTTATGACATTGAAAGTTTTGATCCGCAAACGGGGCGTCTTCGTTTTATCGAAGTGAAAGGGCGTAAAGCCGGGGCCAAAACCGTCACCATCACCAAAAACGAAATCCTGACAGGCATCAACAGCGCCGACCAGTTTATTCTGGCGTTGGTGGAAGTGGAAAATGGGCAGGCCAAACCACCCCGTTACGTGCGCCATCCCTTCCAAAAAGAACCGGATTTTGGCGTTACCAGCGTCAACTACAACCTCGCGGATCTGTTGGCCGTCAGCCATGCGCCGGGCAGCAGCACGCTGCTGCCATAG
- a CDS encoding transcriptional regulator, giving the protein MSDAIQKLSEIDTNIHQPARLMIVAILSAVEEADFLYLLQRTGLTKGNLSSHLSRLEKVGYVHVEKSFVGKITRTICRLTDEGREALEAYGEQIKAVL; this is encoded by the coding sequence ATGAGCGACGCAATTCAGAAGCTGTCGGAAATTGACACGAATATTCATCAACCAGCCCGTTTGATGATTGTTGCTATTCTTTCAGCTGTGGAAGAGGCCGACTTTTTGTACCTATTACAACGCACTGGTCTGACGAAGGGAAACCTTTCTTCGCACCTCTCGCGATTAGAAAAAGTGGGCTACGTCCATGTCGAAAAGAGTTTTGTTGGGAAAATAACGCGTACGATATGCCGGCTTACGGATGAAGGGCGAGAAGCTCTGGAAGCGTACGGAGAGCAGATAAAAGCTGTCTTATGA
- a CDS encoding putative toxin-antitoxin system toxin component, PIN family — protein sequence MRIVADTNVLVSAAIKPNGRFAIHLRQGTFQLLVSDAVLDEMIDVLNRPRLRRKYNLTPQYIHLYLHLIRLRSDYVTPTETITACRDAKDNKFLELAAAGQADLLVTNDADLLALHPFRQTPIIDSAGFVMILDANE from the coding sequence ATGCGCATCGTTGCCGACACCAACGTCCTGGTCAGCGCCGCCATCAAACCTAACGGCCGTTTTGCCATCCATTTGCGTCAGGGCACATTTCAGTTGTTGGTCAGCGATGCCGTGTTGGATGAGATGATCGACGTGCTCAATCGCCCGCGCTTGCGGCGTAAATATAACCTGACCCCACAGTACATTCATCTCTACTTACACCTGATTCGGCTGCGCTCCGACTACGTCACGCCGACCGAGACCATCACTGCCTGCCGTGATGCGAAAGATAACAAATTTTTGGAACTGGCCGCTGCCGGTCAGGCCGATCTCTTAGTCACCAATGATGCTGACCTGCTTGCTCTGCATCCCTTTCGCCAGACACCGATCATAGACAGTGCTGGTTTTGTAATGATTCTGGATGCCAACGAGTGA
- a CDS encoding DJ-1/PfpI family protein: MTRALSIHYGIFGIINKPSIRKCLKRIPKYIELSLDYFSEFALVGLISGTVRGAHGLVIEPDYSLEAAAQTTHVCGIVIPGGQQCISLLTMDPRVHRLVEDVIDGDGFLAVMATAARREAGEYEPL; the protein is encoded by the coding sequence GTGACAAGAGCGCTATCAATTCATTATGGCATTTTCGGAATAATAAATAAGCCTTCAATCCGAAAATGCCTCAAGCGAATTCCGAAATACATCGAACTTTCACTCGATTATTTCTCGGAATTCGCCTTAGTGGGATTAATCAGCGGGACGGTGAGAGGAGCGCATGGTCTGGTTATTGAACCCGATTATTCGCTAGAGGCAGCTGCCCAGACAACCCACGTCTGCGGAATTGTGATTCCGGGGGGGCAGCAGTGCATTTCTTTGTTGACGATGGACCCGCGTGTTCACCGACTTGTGGAAGATGTCATTGACGGCGATGGATTTTTAGCGGTGATGGCAACGGCTGCTCGACGTGAAGCAGGCGAATACGAACCATTATGA